Part of the Pseudobdellovibrionaceae bacterium genome is shown below.
GGTTTAACGGGCAGCATTTGTAGCGAAGAATACGGGGAGACTTTGGGGCAAATTGGCAAAAACTTAATAAAGCTTTTAGATTCATTGCGACTAAAAGCAGCACCGGATGAAGATTCTATTATGATGTTGTTTGACCCACCACAACCCGATGTGCGTTGGTCTGTGTATGAAAACAAAATCATCTTTGATGTTCCACCAAAATCGGGCACCAAAATCCGTGTGGCCTATGATCGAAAGCGGCGGGATTAGTTGTATCAGATAGTTTCAAACCCATCTTTTAATGTATCAATCTAGAGTCAGACAGGGCTCTAGATGTTCTTTAGATCGAGCCAGATCTGGCACAATCCTTGTTACTCTATATTTGTAGTTTAGATTACTGCTGAATAGATCAAATTATAAATAGGGGAATAAGTATGTTTGTGCATCCAGCAAAAGAGATCGAAGGTCTATTGATACCGAAGAAGACCCATCAGGCCAATACGGCAACGTACTATGTGCTCGCCACAAGAGATGATGAAGAATACAGCTTGCTTCCTAATCCCACTTGGGACCCCGTGCTTCATCACTTCGAATGGAGCCACGTTTGCATTTTGGGGGATCTGGACCCTCAAAGGAAACTGATGCGGGTGAAAGGTGTGGGCCCACTTGAGGCCGAGCCTGCTGAGGTCAGTGTAGCGCCGGCTTACGAGGAAGGAGCTAGGCGATTTTTATGGAGCTGGCTGACCCAGATTCGCAGTGTTTTGGCGTAAGGGAATCAGGAGGATTCCCTTGCGCCTCTAGGCGGCCTCAACTAGTGATGGGACTGAGTGTCTGTCTCAGAAAATCGATGATGATCGATATTGTATTTTTCAATGAGCCTATAAATCTCAACCCGATGTTTACCTGCCAGTCGGGCGGCCTTTGAAATGTTTCCGCGGGATTCTTTAAGCAGTTGCTCAAGATAGCTTCGTTCAAAAAGTTTTTTTGCGTCAGAATGACAGAGTGGAAGACTGTTCAAAAAAGCATCGCCACTATCTTTATTCATTTCTGAGTCGTGCCGTGCATGGCAAAATAGGTGATCGATATGAATGTCACAGTCTTGGGTCAGTACAACAGCTCGCTCAATGGCATTCTGAAGTTCTCGAATATTTCCCGGCCATGCGTAAGTCGTAAGGCGAGACATCACCTCGTGCGAGGGCTGGTTAATTCTCTTGCCGAATCGTTCAGAATATCGTTCAACAAAGTGCTCAACCAACATGGGAATATCTTCAGGACGCTCTTTCAATGAGGGCACATAGATTTGCAAGACAGATAAACGAAAGTAAAGATCCTGTCGGAATCGTCCCGCTCTTACTTCTTCAGCTAGGTCGCGATGAGTAGAGGCAATGACTCGAGTGTTCACTTTAACGGTGGACAGTGAACCCAATGGTCGAACCTCACGCTCTTGCAGCACACGAAGAAGTTTGACTTGCAGGGAGAGTGGCATGTCGCCAATTTCATCTAACACCAGGGTGCCTTCCTTGCAGATTTCGAAAAGTCCCTTTTTGTCTGTCTTTGCATCGGTAAAGGCTCCGCGCAAGTGGCCAAATAGCTCAGATTCCAAAAGGGCTTCTGGAATGGCTCCACAATTAATGGCTTCGAAGCGTTCGCCCTTTCGACGAGAGGATTTGTGCAGGGCTCTAGCTATGAGTTCCTTGCCCGTGCCGGACTCACCCATGATAAGCACTGTGGAGTCAGCGTCTTTCATTTGTTGAATCTGAGTCATTGTCTTGCGCATACTAGGGCCATTGCCAATCAAGCCCATGTCTTTAACGGATCCCGTTTTCGGGCCCGCGCGGAGGGTGCTATCAAAAAATCTATCTTTCAACGTTTGCACCATTTTTTTGGGCCCCATGGACTTGGGCAAAAAACTGGCAGCCCCACGTTCCATGGCGTCTACAGCTAACGACACAGTATCTTGGGCCGTCATAATAAACACTTTGGTGTAAGGGGCTTCGTGAATTAAATAAGACATCACTTCAAGACCGTCTTCATTATTGAGGTACACATCAATGATGGCAGCATCGAAAGAATAGGCATTGATCTGTGAGCGCATGGTATCGAAAGATTCCGCTTCCTTTACACGAAAGCCTTCGCGCTCCAAGGTGGC
Proteins encoded:
- a CDS encoding sigma-54-dependent Fis family transcriptional regulator, which translates into the protein MSTTSRAISDTSHPVEESLHVLVIDDDEDIRRLLRATLEREGFRVKEAESFDTMRSQINAYSFDAAIIDVYLNNEDGLEVMSYLIHEAPYTKVFIMTAQDTVSLAVDAMERGAASFLPKSMGPKKMVQTLKDRFFDSTLRAGPKTGSVKDMGLIGNGPSMRKTMTQIQQMKDADSTVLIMGESGTGKELIARALHKSSRRKGERFEAINCGAIPEALLESELFGHLRGAFTDAKTDKKGLFEICKEGTLVLDEIGDMPLSLQVKLLRVLQEREVRPLGSLSTVKVNTRVIASTHRDLAEEVRAGRFRQDLYFRLSVLQIYVPSLKERPEDIPMLVEHFVERYSERFGKRINQPSHEVMSRLTTYAWPGNIRELQNAIERAVVLTQDCDIHIDHLFCHARHDSEMNKDSGDAFLNSLPLCHSDAKKLFERSYLEQLLKESRGNISKAARLAGKHRVEIYRLIEKYNIDHHRFSETDTQSHH